One Nocardioidaceae bacterium SCSIO 66511 genomic window carries:
- a CDS encoding alpha/beta hydrolase → MAYLTLPDGLPLYYEDDGQGPAVVLIHGWTMNGTFFAGNVPALSAAHRVINVDLRGHGQSGKTDAGHTIAQYAADVHYLIRALDLGKVSLVGWSMGTAVILSFVEQFGTSMVRSTALVDQSPRFLSAPDWDFSLFGSYTPADITELVQGMHHARPLVAKPFIADCFADTPPDEVVDAVYAETTKMSTGAAVAVWFDMAYADYRAVLPAVDVPTLLAYGARSKIFPGDLDAWIAERLPDAQVVSFEQSGHAPFSEEPELFNEKLLGFLG, encoded by the coding sequence ATGGCGTACCTGACCCTTCCCGATGGCCTGCCCCTGTACTACGAGGACGACGGGCAGGGACCCGCCGTCGTGCTCATCCATGGCTGGACCATGAACGGCACCTTCTTCGCCGGGAACGTACCGGCTCTGTCGGCTGCGCACCGGGTGATCAACGTCGACCTGCGCGGCCACGGCCAATCAGGCAAGACGGACGCCGGGCACACGATCGCGCAGTACGCGGCCGATGTGCACTACCTGATCCGCGCCTTGGACCTCGGCAAGGTCAGCCTGGTCGGCTGGTCGATGGGCACGGCCGTGATCTTGTCGTTCGTGGAGCAGTTCGGTACGAGCATGGTGCGTTCGACCGCTCTCGTCGACCAGTCGCCGCGGTTCCTCAGCGCTCCCGACTGGGATTTCTCGCTGTTCGGCTCGTACACACCGGCCGACATCACGGAGCTGGTTCAAGGGATGCACCACGCCCGACCGCTCGTCGCGAAGCCGTTCATCGCCGACTGCTTCGCCGACACGCCGCCCGACGAGGTCGTAGACGCGGTGTACGCCGAGACGACCAAGATGAGCACCGGCGCCGCTGTGGCTGTCTGGTTCGATATGGCGTACGCCGACTACCGTGCGGTGCTCCCAGCAGTCGACGTACCGACGCTGCTGGCGTACGGCGCCCGGAGCAAGATCTTCCCCGGTGATCTGGACGCCTGGATTGCGGAGCGGTTGCCCGACGCACAGGTCGTGTCGTTCGAGCAGAGCGGTCATGCGCCGTTCAGCGAGGAGCCGGAGTTGTTCAACGAGAAGCTGCTGGGGTTTCTCGGCTGA
- a CDS encoding ribose-phosphate pyrophosphokinase — protein MRVSGVDPVVVFSGSAHEALALRICAQLGVELSPAPVTRFSNDCLQVQLQANCRQRDVYVVQPLVPPTQEHLMELLLMLDAARGASAAQVTAVIPHFAYARSDKKDASRISIGGRLVADLLVAAGADRVLTMTLHAPQVHGFFSVPVDHLTAIGALADHFRAHELSNTVVVSPDFGNAKTATQFARLLGLDVAAGNKRRLADDRVVVDSIVGEVSGKQAIILDDEIATGGSIVQLLESLAQQGCTRAAVATTHGLFTGPAVERLRGHPAIHEIVTTDTVPPPPVDWPELSVRSVAPLFAEAIARIHAGESVSSLFDGVDPTHAPPQPKLPFGDR, from the coding sequence ATGCGGGTCTCCGGAGTCGACCCGGTAGTCGTGTTTTCGGGGAGTGCGCATGAGGCGCTCGCGTTGCGGATCTGCGCGCAGTTGGGAGTCGAGCTGTCGCCGGCGCCCGTGACCAGGTTCAGCAACGACTGCCTGCAGGTGCAGCTGCAAGCGAACTGCCGGCAGCGCGACGTCTACGTAGTGCAGCCGCTCGTACCCCCGACGCAGGAGCACCTGATGGAGCTACTGCTGATGCTCGATGCTGCTCGGGGCGCGTCCGCGGCGCAGGTCACTGCGGTGATCCCGCACTTCGCGTACGCGAGGTCGGATAAGAAGGACGCATCGCGTATCTCGATCGGAGGCCGGCTCGTGGCCGATCTGCTGGTCGCTGCCGGGGCGGACCGCGTGCTGACGATGACACTGCACGCCCCGCAGGTGCACGGGTTCTTCTCCGTTCCGGTCGACCATCTGACCGCCATCGGCGCGCTGGCCGATCACTTCCGCGCACACGAACTGAGCAACACGGTCGTGGTGTCGCCGGACTTCGGCAACGCGAAGACCGCGACCCAGTTCGCCCGGCTCCTCGGCCTCGACGTCGCGGCCGGCAACAAGCGCCGCCTGGCCGACGACCGTGTGGTCGTCGACTCGATCGTCGGCGAGGTGAGCGGTAAACAAGCGATCATTCTCGATGACGAGATCGCGACCGGCGGATCGATCGTGCAGCTGCTGGAAAGCCTTGCCCAGCAGGGATGTACTCGCGCTGCGGTCGCGACCACGCATGGGCTGTTCACCGGGCCGGCGGTCGAACGTCTCCGAGGTCATCCGGCGATCCACGAGATCGTCACGACTGACACCGTGCCCCCGCCGCCGGTCGACTGGCCCGAGCTCTCCGTACGCTCGGTTGCGCCCTTGTTTGCCGAGGCGATCGCGCGGATCCACGCGGGTGAGTCGGTGAGCAGCTTGTTCGACGGCGTCGATCCCACGCACGCCCCGCCACAACCCAAGCTTCCGTTCGGTGACCGCTGA
- a CDS encoding phosphotransferase translates to MTADLMAAAVAALADTWGPVRLLPIAELGGSNRSDVWRVRVRAHHPPPNAPRTLVVKRYNGDNPAPWAREVSGLEAADDPAIAPRIHGALPNPRLVVLEDLGNASNVADALAGRSPSNAARAVYAWTDTMARLHVRTRDRGAEFAERLASRAPDAPAHAVPAMLDTAATTLEGQLGALGLTAPSGSLDLLRGLGETLGTDRRAALSPADACPDNNVRRRQGLALIDFEAAEYRHIAWDVAYLLVPWPSCWSSWRLPDRVATTAFERYRRHVAHTLPYVATDEFMHDVRLAVLGWTIATTPWFLPRALKGGTQLSVHPAPSRRAMILHRLSMSTRLGGPGPLIKLAYVLEQELRRRWGDEPLALAPAFWHRPARPR, encoded by the coding sequence GTGACCGCTGACCTGATGGCGGCGGCGGTCGCCGCCCTGGCCGATACCTGGGGACCAGTGCGTCTGTTGCCGATCGCGGAGCTCGGTGGCAGCAACCGCTCGGATGTATGGCGGGTTCGGGTACGCGCCCACCATCCGCCGCCCAACGCCCCGCGTACGCTCGTCGTCAAGCGCTACAACGGCGACAACCCGGCGCCTTGGGCCCGTGAGGTCAGCGGTCTGGAGGCGGCCGACGATCCGGCGATCGCGCCGCGGATACACGGTGCGCTGCCCAACCCGCGACTCGTCGTACTCGAGGATCTCGGCAACGCCTCCAACGTCGCCGACGCGTTAGCCGGTCGCAGTCCCAGCAACGCCGCGCGCGCCGTGTACGCGTGGACCGACACGATGGCACGGCTGCACGTGCGTACGCGCGACCGTGGCGCGGAGTTCGCCGAACGTCTCGCCAGCCGCGCACCGGACGCCCCGGCGCACGCCGTACCCGCGATGCTCGACACCGCCGCGACCACGCTCGAGGGCCAGCTCGGTGCGCTCGGGCTCACGGCGCCGTCAGGCTCGCTGGACTTGCTCCGCGGGTTGGGGGAGACGCTCGGGACCGATCGGCGGGCCGCACTGAGCCCGGCCGATGCCTGCCCCGACAACAATGTGCGCCGTCGGCAGGGTTTGGCACTGATCGACTTCGAGGCCGCGGAGTACCGCCACATCGCGTGGGACGTCGCCTATCTGCTGGTGCCGTGGCCGTCGTGCTGGAGCTCATGGCGACTGCCGGACCGCGTGGCCACGACCGCGTTCGAGCGGTATCGCAGGCACGTGGCGCACACGCTTCCGTACGTCGCCACCGACGAGTTCATGCACGACGTACGGCTGGCCGTGCTCGGCTGGACGATCGCGACGACGCCGTGGTTCCTGCCGCGGGCGCTCAAGGGCGGCACCCAGCTGTCGGTACATCCGGCGCCGAGCAGGCGGGCGATGATCCTGCATCGCCTGTCGATGTCGACGCGCCTCGGCGGCCCCGGCCCCTTGATCAAGCTCGCGTACGTACTCGAGCAGGAGCTTCGCCGGCGTTGGGGCGACGAGCCGCTCGCCCTCGCCCCCGCGTTCTGGCATCGACCCGCCCGGCCCCGCTGA
- a CDS encoding metallophosphatase family protein, translating into MNDTVAVLSDIHGVLPVLDAVLAEPAVASAGRLVVTGDHAAGPQPVEVLDRLTSLGDRVTLVRGNADRELVALAGGATTEIPDPIAPWAAGQLEQRHVALLDSLPHPVTLPVAGFGDVAFCHGTPRDDEEVVLVDTRMERWAEAFADLCDDVRTVVCGHTHMPFVRLVDRRLVINPGSVGMPYGSVGGHWALLDDGSVTLGRTSIDVDAVCERIAAESTYPGVQAWVDEYIRSVNSDADALAVFAPRDGRDT; encoded by the coding sequence ATGAACGACACCGTCGCCGTACTCTCCGACATCCACGGCGTACTGCCCGTTCTCGACGCGGTGCTCGCGGAGCCGGCCGTCGCCTCTGCAGGGCGGCTCGTCGTGACAGGGGACCACGCCGCCGGACCGCAACCCGTCGAGGTGCTCGACCGCCTTACTTCGCTGGGCGACCGCGTCACCCTCGTACGCGGCAACGCCGACCGTGAGCTGGTCGCACTCGCCGGTGGCGCCACGACCGAGATCCCCGACCCGATCGCGCCGTGGGCGGCCGGACAGCTCGAGCAACGTCATGTCGCGCTGCTCGACTCGCTGCCGCATCCGGTCACGCTGCCGGTCGCCGGCTTCGGCGACGTCGCCTTCTGCCATGGAACACCCCGCGACGACGAAGAGGTCGTGCTCGTCGACACCCGGATGGAACGTTGGGCCGAGGCATTCGCCGACCTCTGCGATGACGTACGCACCGTCGTGTGCGGCCACACTCATATGCCGTTCGTACGCCTCGTCGACCGCAGACTCGTCATCAACCCCGGCAGCGTCGGCATGCCGTACGGCAGCGTCGGCGGTCACTGGGCGCTGCTCGACGATGGCTCGGTCACGTTGGGGCGCACGTCGATCGACGTCGACGCCGTCTGCGAACGGATCGCGGCTGAGTCGACCTATCCGGGCGTACAGGCCTGGGTCGACGAGTACATCCGCAGCGTTAACAGCGATGCCGACGCGCTAGCGGTCTTCGCTCCGCGTGACGGCCGGGATACGTGA
- a CDS encoding SDR family oxidoreductase, whose amino-acid sequence MSDERPLSGKVALVAGATRGAGRAIAVELARAGAYVYATGRSSRVDGPSEIDRPETIEETGERIAAAGSGIALRVDHLEPGEVEELVSRIRTEHGRLDILVNDIFGGDRYAQFGKKIWEHDLPGGLRMLRMGIDTHAITSHYALSLLIERPGGLVIEMTDGTFEYNTRYRGIAGDFGVGMYYDLVKAAVQRLTLAQSEELKEHDGVAVAVTPGWLRSEMMLQVYGVTEDTWQDAIENEPHFAISESPAYVARGIAALAADPGRARYNGRSLSSGELGRTYDVTDVDGSRPDCWAYVQEVQDPGLPANVAGYR is encoded by the coding sequence ATGAGTGATGAACGACCGCTGTCCGGCAAGGTCGCGCTGGTCGCCGGCGCGACGCGCGGCGCCGGGCGCGCGATCGCGGTCGAGCTCGCCCGCGCGGGCGCGTACGTCTATGCGACGGGGCGCAGTAGCCGCGTCGACGGACCCTCCGAGATCGACCGCCCGGAGACGATCGAGGAGACCGGTGAGCGCATCGCTGCCGCCGGTTCCGGGATCGCGTTGCGCGTCGACCATCTCGAGCCCGGTGAGGTCGAAGAGCTGGTCTCGCGCATCCGTACCGAGCACGGGCGACTGGACATCCTCGTCAACGACATCTTCGGCGGCGACCGGTACGCGCAGTTCGGCAAGAAGATCTGGGAGCACGATCTGCCCGGCGGCCTGCGAATGCTCCGGATGGGCATCGACACGCATGCGATCACCAGCCACTACGCGCTCTCGCTGCTGATCGAGCGTCCGGGCGGGCTCGTGATCGAGATGACTGACGGCACGTTCGAGTACAACACCCGTTATCGAGGCATTGCCGGGGATTTCGGCGTCGGCATGTACTACGACCTGGTCAAGGCGGCCGTGCAGCGGTTGACCCTCGCGCAGAGCGAGGAGCTGAAGGAGCACGACGGCGTCGCCGTCGCCGTCACCCCCGGCTGGCTTCGCTCGGAGATGATGCTGCAGGTCTACGGCGTCACCGAAGACACCTGGCAGGACGCGATCGAGAACGAGCCACATTTCGCGATCTCGGAGTCGCCGGCGTACGTGGCCCGCGGAATTGCGGCGCTCGCAGCCGATCCCGGCCGAGCGCGCTACAACGGTCGCAGCCTTTCGAGCGGTGAGCTCGGGCGTACGTACGACGTGACCGACGTCGACGGCTCGCGCCCGGACTGCTGGGCGTACGTCCAAGAGGTGCAGGACCCCGGTCTCCCCGCGAACGTCGCCGGTTACCGCTAG
- a CDS encoding TetR/AcrR family transcriptional regulator has protein sequence MARPTEYDDEHLLAAADKILLTEGPSAFTLAKAATEAGVSAATYVKRFGSRDALFLRLSQRWVTTIDEHLTQAAAAHDTPLARFRAVALHSYHDLDNADTASKQLATLAIDLQRDDMRPLLDVGWGHVRRHLAAHAADAVAAGELTGAPEPAQLARIVMGAMEGGCLAWSVHPQGSLVMRLADDLDALLNAWTPDTTEDAQKKERT, from the coding sequence ATGGCCAGGCCGACCGAGTACGACGACGAGCATCTGCTCGCCGCCGCGGACAAGATCCTGTTGACCGAGGGGCCGAGCGCGTTCACCCTCGCGAAGGCCGCAACGGAAGCGGGCGTGTCCGCAGCCACGTACGTCAAGAGGTTCGGGTCAAGGGATGCGCTGTTCCTACGGCTGTCGCAGCGCTGGGTGACAACGATCGACGAACACCTGACCCAGGCGGCGGCCGCGCACGACACGCCGCTCGCCCGATTTCGCGCGGTTGCACTGCACAGCTACCACGACCTCGACAACGCAGACACCGCCTCCAAGCAGCTCGCGACGCTTGCGATCGACCTCCAGCGCGACGATATGCGCCCGTTGCTCGACGTCGGCTGGGGGCACGTACGCCGGCACCTGGCCGCACACGCGGCCGACGCCGTCGCGGCCGGCGAGCTGACCGGCGCGCCCGAGCCGGCACAGCTCGCGCGGATCGTCATGGGCGCCATGGAGGGCGGCTGTCTGGCGTGGTCGGTGCATCCGCAGGGCTCACTCGTCATGCGCCTGGCCGACGACCTCGACGCCCTCCTGAACGCCTGGACCCCCGACACCACCGAAGACGCACAGAAGAAGGAGCGAACATGA
- the murI gene encoding glutamate racemase, with product MADAPIGIFDSGFGGLTVARAVLDQLPHEPVLYLGDTARQPYGTKRIGEVRSYALECLDHLVEQGVKALVIACNSASAAMLRDARERYPVPVVEVIFPATRRAVAATRNGHIGVICTEATKSSMAYEDAFAAAPQVALRTQACPEFVPLVEQGVTTGPELTAVAHTYLDPLVDAGIDTLVLGCTHYPLLTGVLSYVLGDGVTLVSSAEETAKDVYALLASRGLERDPALPPPRHHFLTTGEPAEFRDVGRRFLGPELDSVDQFAWAVHR from the coding sequence GTGGCTGACGCACCCATCGGCATCTTCGACTCCGGATTCGGCGGACTCACCGTCGCCCGGGCCGTGCTCGATCAGCTTCCGCACGAGCCCGTTCTCTATCTCGGCGACACTGCGCGCCAGCCGTACGGCACGAAGCGCATCGGCGAGGTCCGTTCGTACGCGCTGGAGTGCCTCGACCATCTCGTCGAGCAGGGCGTCAAGGCGTTGGTCATCGCGTGCAACTCCGCGAGTGCGGCGATGCTGCGCGACGCGCGCGAGCGCTATCCGGTACCCGTCGTCGAGGTGATCTTCCCCGCCACCCGCCGCGCGGTCGCGGCTACCCGCAACGGCCACATCGGCGTCATCTGCACCGAGGCGACGAAGTCGTCGATGGCGTACGAGGACGCGTTCGCTGCGGCGCCGCAGGTGGCGCTGCGCACCCAGGCGTGTCCGGAGTTCGTACCTCTCGTCGAACAGGGCGTGACGACGGGCCCGGAGCTCACCGCTGTCGCACACACCTACCTCGACCCGCTGGTCGACGCCGGAATCGACACGCTCGTGCTCGGATGCACGCATTACCCGCTTCTGACCGGTGTCCTGTCGTACGTTCTCGGTGACGGAGTCACACTCGTGTCGAGCGCTGAGGAGACGGCGAAGGACGTGTACGCCCTGCTTGCGAGCCGTGGACTAGAACGCGATCCGGCTCTGCCTCCGCCTCGTCACCACTTCCTGACCACCGGCGAGCCGGCGGAGTTCCGTGACGTCGGGCGGCGCTTCCTCGGCCCGGAGCTCGACTCTGTCGACCAGTTCGCGTGGGCGGTGCACCGATGA
- a CDS encoding MBL fold metallo-hydrolase, whose amino-acid sequence MTMTMTVVGCAGSFPSADSPASCYLLQAPYEGRTYSLLMDLGNGAIGALQRYVDPLDVDGVVISHLHADHCLDMCGYYVMRKYHPDGAQPRIPVYAPADAPNHLARAYDLPMPVGMSEQFVFSAWQQGATVELGPFRITPSRMPHPVEAYALRVEAGGRVLVYSGDTGPNDVLVDIAHHADALLCEASFVESRDNPPDIHLTGKEAGEHAARAGVRRLLVTHIPAWTDRDTVAAEAKAAYEGPIDLVRAGDRYTL is encoded by the coding sequence ATGACGATGACGATGACGGTCGTCGGCTGCGCGGGGTCGTTCCCGAGTGCCGACTCTCCGGCGAGCTGCTATCTGCTGCAAGCGCCGTACGAAGGGCGTACGTACTCGCTGCTGATGGACCTCGGCAACGGCGCGATCGGAGCGTTGCAGCGCTACGTCGACCCGCTCGACGTCGACGGAGTCGTGATCTCGCATCTGCACGCCGACCACTGTCTCGACATGTGCGGGTACTACGTGATGCGCAAGTATCATCCGGACGGCGCACAGCCTCGCATCCCGGTGTACGCGCCGGCAGACGCGCCGAACCATCTGGCCCGCGCGTACGACCTGCCGATGCCGGTGGGTATGAGCGAACAGTTCGTATTCTCCGCGTGGCAGCAGGGCGCCACCGTCGAGCTCGGGCCGTTTCGGATCACGCCGAGCCGCATGCCCCATCCCGTCGAGGCGTACGCGCTGCGGGTCGAGGCGGGTGGACGGGTGCTGGTCTACTCGGGAGACACCGGACCCAACGACGTGTTGGTCGACATTGCGCATCATGCCGACGCGCTGCTGTGCGAGGCATCGTTCGTCGAGTCGCGCGACAACCCGCCGGACATCCACCTCACCGGCAAGGAGGCGGGAGAGCACGCCGCCCGCGCCGGGGTCCGGCGGCTGCTCGTCACACACATCCCCGCGTGGACCGACCGCGACACCGTCGCCGCCGAGGCGAAGGCCGCGTACGAAGGTCCGATCGACCTCGTCCGGGCCGGAGACCGCTACACCCTCTGA
- the rph gene encoding ribonuclease PH: MSRPDGRASDQLRPVTITRNWLDHAAGSVLVEFGRTRVLCAASASVGVPRWRRDSGLGWVTAEYAMLPSSTHTRSDRESVKGRIGGRTHEISRLIGRSLRAAIDYKALGENTIVLDCDVLQADGGTRTAAITGAYVALADAVTHLREKGVLSGEPLPRSVAAVSVGIVDGQPCLDLPYEEDVRADTDMNVVMTGDGAFVEVQGTAEEAPFDRAELDALLSLAEKGCADLTAIQRDALA; the protein is encoded by the coding sequence ATGAGTCGACCAGACGGACGTGCATCCGACCAACTCCGACCTGTCACCATCACCCGCAACTGGCTCGACCACGCTGCCGGGTCGGTGCTCGTGGAGTTCGGGCGTACGCGCGTGCTCTGCGCCGCGAGCGCCTCGGTCGGCGTACCTCGCTGGCGGCGTGACAGCGGCCTCGGCTGGGTCACTGCGGAGTATGCGATGCTGCCGAGCTCGACGCATACGCGCTCCGACCGGGAGTCGGTCAAGGGCCGCATAGGCGGGCGTACGCACGAGATCTCCCGGCTGATCGGGCGCTCCCTGCGGGCAGCCATCGACTACAAGGCACTCGGCGAGAACACGATCGTGCTCGACTGCGACGTGCTGCAGGCCGACGGAGGTACGCGTACTGCTGCGATCACCGGCGCGTACGTCGCGCTGGCAGATGCCGTGACGCATCTGCGCGAGAAGGGCGTGCTGTCCGGTGAACCCTTGCCGCGCTCGGTCGCCGCGGTGTCGGTCGGCATCGTCGACGGCCAACCCTGCCTCGACCTCCCGTACGAGGAGGACGTACGCGCCGATACCGATATGAATGTCGTGATGACCGGCGACGGTGCGTTCGTCGAGGTCCAGGGCACTGCCGAGGAGGCTCCGTTCGACCGCGCCGAGCTCGATGCGCTGCTTTCTCTTGCGGAGAAGGGTTGTGCAGATCTGACGGCGATCCAGCGGGATGCGCTCGCGTGA
- the rdgB gene encoding RdgB/HAM1 family non-canonical purine NTP pyrophosphatase, producing MSRKVLLASHNPGKLVELRRILEPHVPDVEVLGLDDVGVSDEPAETEPTFEGNALIKARAARDATRLPALADDSGICVDALNGMPGVLSARWSGPAKDSAANNALLLAQLDEVSDERRGAQFRCVVAFCLPDGREFVQEGVMPGRVLRGEQGSGGFGYDPLFAADGYDVSTAELSAADKDAISHRGKALRAIAPLVAEHL from the coding sequence GTGAGCCGCAAGGTTCTGCTGGCGAGCCACAACCCCGGCAAGCTGGTCGAGCTTCGCCGCATCCTCGAGCCGCACGTACCCGATGTCGAGGTGCTTGGACTCGACGATGTCGGCGTCAGTGACGAGCCGGCAGAGACCGAACCCACCTTCGAGGGCAACGCTCTGATCAAGGCCCGCGCCGCACGCGACGCGACGCGACTTCCCGCGCTGGCCGACGACTCCGGCATCTGTGTGGATGCGCTCAACGGCATGCCGGGCGTACTCTCGGCGCGCTGGTCCGGGCCGGCGAAGGACTCCGCGGCAAACAACGCCTTGCTGCTCGCCCAGCTCGATGAGGTGTCCGACGAGCGGCGCGGTGCTCAGTTCCGTTGTGTCGTTGCGTTTTGCCTTCCCGACGGCCGTGAGTTCGTTCAGGAGGGTGTGATGCCCGGACGCGTTCTTCGCGGCGAGCAGGGGAGCGGCGGGTTCGGTTATGATCCGCTGTTCGCGGCCGACGGGTACGACGTGTCGACCGCCGAACTGTCAGCGGCCGACAAGGACGCCATCAGCCATCGAGGCAAGGCTTTGCGCGCGATCGCCCCGCTCGTCGCAGAGCATCTCTAG
- a CDS encoding tRNA (cytidine(34)-2'-O)-methyltransferase: protein MFRILFYEPRIPGNTGNAIRLAAGTGCELHLVEPLGFDLSEPKLRRAGLDYHDLAVVTVHADLASAFENLAPPHVYAFTTGATRSYADVAYERGDVLMFGPEPTGLPDEVMSDAQVTDRVRIPMLEGRRSMNITNAASVAVYEAWRQHGFE from the coding sequence ATGTTCCGCATCCTGTTCTACGAGCCGCGCATCCCGGGCAACACCGGTAACGCGATCCGACTCGCGGCGGGCACCGGATGCGAGCTGCACCTGGTCGAGCCGCTCGGCTTCGACCTGTCGGAGCCCAAGCTACGACGAGCGGGGCTCGACTACCACGACCTCGCCGTAGTCACCGTGCACGCCGACCTCGCTTCGGCGTTCGAGAACCTGGCACCACCGCACGTGTACGCGTTCACCACCGGTGCCACCCGTTCGTACGCGGACGTAGCGTACGAGCGCGGCGACGTGCTGATGTTCGGGCCCGAGCCGACGGGGCTTCCCGACGAGGTCATGTCCGACGCACAGGTGACGGATCGCGTACGTATCCCGATGCTCGAGGGACGCCGGTCGATGAACATCACTAACGCCGCGTCGGTCGCGGTGTACGAGGCGTGGCGCCAGCACGGCTTCGAGTAG
- a CDS encoding AraC family transcriptional regulator, whose product MEPVLEFVDAPVTGPMTGIADSMVGYRATAQTPSLHRGVPSPSLTFIVNLDTPIVAGTHAGADRDGTAQAYDNILGGLHLHAAYLFQPDRQAGVQLAINPMRARAILGVPAAELSDIANDAASVVGDGLLQLRERIGNEPDWSARFDALSAYLVDRVSAAPSFAAPRTEVLAAWRWMIEHCGRGRMDDLSQYVYLSGRQLTKLFHAELGMTPKAANRLIRFHFARYAIQESAAAGRVQLADVAHRTGYYDHAHLTREFRSFMGCSPSDWLAEEFENVQAGGHHQAAELRS is encoded by the coding sequence ATGGAACCCGTGCTCGAGTTCGTCGACGCGCCGGTGACCGGCCCGATGACCGGCATCGCCGACTCGATGGTGGGCTACCGCGCGACCGCCCAGACGCCTTCGCTGCATCGTGGGGTTCCATCGCCGTCGTTGACCTTCATCGTCAACCTCGACACCCCGATCGTCGCAGGCACTCACGCAGGCGCTGATCGAGACGGCACCGCGCAGGCGTACGACAACATTCTCGGGGGTCTGCATCTGCATGCGGCGTACCTCTTCCAGCCTGACCGCCAGGCCGGTGTCCAGCTCGCGATCAACCCGATGCGCGCACGTGCGATCCTCGGCGTACCGGCCGCCGAGCTGAGCGATATCGCAAACGACGCTGCGTCGGTGGTCGGCGATGGGTTGCTGCAATTGCGTGAACGCATCGGCAACGAGCCCGACTGGTCGGCTCGGTTCGATGCGCTCAGCGCGTACCTCGTCGACCGGGTGAGCGCGGCTCCGTCCTTCGCCGCGCCGCGTACGGAGGTTTTGGCCGCATGGCGGTGGATGATCGAGCACTGCGGTCGCGGGCGGATGGACGACCTGTCGCAGTACGTATATCTCAGTGGACGTCAGCTCACAAAGCTGTTTCACGCCGAGCTCGGAATGACCCCGAAAGCCGCCAACCGGCTCATTCGCTTTCATTTCGCCCGCTACGCGATCCAGGAAAGTGCAGCGGCGGGCAGAGTGCAGCTGGCCGACGTCGCTCACCGTACGGGCTACTACGACCACGCACATCTGACCCGTGAGTTCCGGTCGTTCATGGGCTGCAGCCCGAGCGACTGGTTGGCCGAAGAGTTCGAAAACGTCCAAGCCGGCGGGCATCATCAGGCGGCAGAATTGCGATCATGA
- a CDS encoding VOC family protein, with protein MSDQTPAATVWPALQARDAHALIDFLVEVVGFEKTAVYEDGDTVAHAQLDWPEGGGIMMGSYKPEGEWSREPGTFGAYVVTDRVDELYEKVKSAGARITREIADQDYGNREFSIADPEGNLWSFGPYRGEPRQG; from the coding sequence ATGAGTGATCAGACACCAGCAGCAACGGTTTGGCCCGCCCTACAGGCGCGAGATGCGCATGCGCTGATCGACTTCCTCGTCGAGGTGGTCGGCTTCGAGAAGACCGCCGTGTACGAGGACGGCGACACGGTCGCGCACGCACAGCTCGACTGGCCCGAGGGCGGCGGCATCATGATGGGCTCGTACAAGCCCGAGGGCGAGTGGTCGCGCGAGCCGGGCACGTTCGGCGCGTACGTCGTGACCGACCGCGTCGATGAGCTGTACGAGAAGGTCAAGAGCGCCGGAGCTCGCATCACCCGCGAGATCGCCGATCAGGACTACGGCAACCGGGAGTTCTCGATCGCCGACCCCGAGGGCAACCTCTGGTCGTTCGGTCCCTACCGCGGTGAGCCCCGCCAAGGGTGA
- a CDS encoding YciI family protein: protein MTNLNVDESDVMTAPYDRADSTMEPEMKQYLLSIYQPDGPPPPPETLEPMMAELTALKEELEADGTWVFDLGLHPPDTATVVRDREGDALVTDGPYVEGKEHVGGFTVVRAADLDAAMECARRMSAATTLPIEVRPIAGG from the coding sequence ATGACCAACCTGAACGTCGACGAATCCGACGTGATGACAGCGCCGTACGATCGAGCGGACTCGACGATGGAGCCCGAAATGAAGCAGTACCTGCTCAGCATCTACCAGCCCGACGGCCCGCCTCCGCCGCCGGAGACGCTGGAGCCGATGATGGCCGAGCTGACCGCGCTGAAGGAGGAGCTCGAGGCCGACGGCACTTGGGTCTTCGACCTCGGACTGCACCCACCAGACACCGCGACAGTCGTCCGCGACCGCGAGGGCGATGCGCTCGTCACCGACGGGCCGTACGTCGAGGGCAAGGAGCACGTGGGCGGGTTCACCGTCGTACGCGCCGCCGATCTGGATGCCGCGATGGAGTGTGCTCGCCGCATGTCGGCGGCGACGACCCTGCCGATCGAGGTACGTCCGATAGCGGGCGGCTGA